In Periplaneta americana isolate PAMFEO1 chromosome 4, P.americana_PAMFEO1_priV1, whole genome shotgun sequence, one DNA window encodes the following:
- the LOC138698231 gene encoding uncharacterized protein, with protein MNLNTPTMSHNSETSQSQFIQPPKTSDTTNAITSQELKKSASDFSRQSTELDDPNVSNNSMISQESKILFGLLSKRLSPSNDSNVISSGLQHSHETSHLGHKRKFTMKNVATESPTRIDEFSITHTVLKQSSSSAEIIHKNEFERKSVFKEISETCVQELTIPENKGAFPKTQYLSQSDSVKIKMNRADTEVGGNESVSAEMTACLTQQKEQETLRLLQEFKDVLSQWKISIEIKENSKQTSQTVPVATGIESVTNNHTVLDISPESEDTLCLVQELLDELNESENAFQSKTCFQMDSAPNEATVMVPQRTDTSSAVKEFFSDRLNTQYTETTKDNSEETDKEADMRRPPYPLRPTDDEVQPEYRNMHGSYVRKTEEAALDVGNMGDGRFRSPRRLKDYDKVLRGCHNMNGSPAKTNDAATEVGRMGYYERRSHLRRRNDDGGKYDYCNIYDSPVRRNEAALATDVGVVRSCRFQSPLGSGNYEEILPDYRNIYDSSIKGNETAAAASEIEIVRDYEEVLSDYRHMFVSSVRKNKVAATTVESMRDRLLRPKVCDEILSQYLNMYGSSVKGNEKATAEVGSMKDCRARSALRFSYDDGLNDYYMCVSPLRRNEVAAEARGMRDGRPRSPLRPRDYGEVLPGYFNINGQVTSRNETAAASEVENVRGFRPRRPLRPNNYDETLSDYSNMYDSSVVGRNEKAEATVSTRDFSHRIPLRPEDYYEVQYDYQKMPASLRRNEETAHVERMRDCRSLTSLGTRNDDGGMHPYRTLATCGGAADFGRVRDFRAQPLLRPRDYSEVLCDCHNTCDSSIRRNEATAEVGNMRDSGPRAPLGPSDDNGGLYDYLKKIYGPPVRSYEEAAIDIGDIRDYRFRFALRPRDYDALQPDYRNIYGPFIRESEAMTAATTAAKRDESVRDSRSQSSSRPKGEDRGLPDYRDKYRTSVRGKKEKLAEIERERDYRLESPLKPRDDGRELHDYQRHPLQIAAVATPDELHSFRERIDKHQNLKAPWQFLDKSMMGMYPKLLSRDIAFKNAFTNSIPPIFVHLFRSNIFTGNLVAPNIHIPDQEEDMPWPNEPFSSPVALLSPLSISPNQQLDEISQEELFEPTNLTETVLPAEFQQSNEVTLPSTSIQIFESTQSPTPILSTEPQQSGKIVHLLALAQTETEQTPKKLLSHSQESAEMTHSSAQTQVFEHTESYTTMISTKFQQSSEVVDSHALTQDEAEQTRKILLSPVCQESIKVTHSPASTQVFESTRSPITLLSIESQQSHEVVHSPLLAKYEAGQMPEKMLSPTSQVPAEVTNSSVLAQDKVEQTPETMLSSASQDSAELTHLSVPTQILESTQLPTTMLSNECQQSGEVVHSPALAKYEAEQIPEKMPSPESQEFTKVTDLSVPTQVFESLQSSTTVLCTKSEPEQKTNQ; from the coding sequence ATGAATCTAAATACTCCAACAATGTCGCATAATTCTGAAACATCACAATCACAATTCATCCAGCCGCCTAAAACATCAGACACTACGAATGCAATAACATCTCAGGAGTTGAAAAAATCAGCTTCAGACTTCTCAAGACAATCTACAGAACTAGATGATCCAAATGTGTCAAATAACTCAATGATATCTCAAGAATCGAAAATATTGTTCGGCTTACTGTCCAAGAGACTATCTCCATCAAATGATTCAAATGTAATCTCTTCAGGATTACAGCACTCACACGAAACTTCACATTTAGGACATAAGAGAAAATTCACTATGAAGAATGTTGCAACAGAGTCACCAACAAGAATAGATGAATTTTCAATTACACATACGGTGTTAAAGCAAAGCTCAAGTTCAGcagaaataatacataaaaatgaatttgaaagaaaatctgttttcaaagaaatatcTGAAACTTGTGTTCAAGAATTAACAATACCAGAAAATAAAGGAGCTTTTCCCAAAACACAATATCTTTCACAAAGCGattctgtaaaaataaaaatgaatcgaGCAGATACAGAGGTCGGCGGTAATGAAAGTGTTTCAGCTGAAATGACAGCGTGTCTAACTCAACAAAAAGAGCAAGAAACATTAAGGTTACTACAGGAGTTTAAGGATGTCCTATCACAATGGAAAATATCTATTGAAATAAAGGaaaattcaaaacaaacgtcACAAACGGTGCCAGTAGCGACAGGTATCGAAAGTGTAACAAACAATCATACAGTTCTTGATATCTCTCCAGAATCAGAGGATACATTGTGCTTGGTGCAAGAGTTGTTGGATGAACTTAATGAATCGGAAAATGCTTTTCAATCAAAGACATGTTTTCAAATGGATAGTGCACCTAATGAAGCAACAGTCATGGTCCCACAAAGAACAGATACATCATCTGCAGTGAAAGAATTCTTTAGCGACCGGTTGAACACACAATATACCGAGACAACTAAAGACAATTCAGAAGAAACTGATAAAGAAGCAGATATGAGAAGACCTCCATATCCTCTAAGACCAACAGATGACGAAGTTCAGCCTGAGTATCGTAATATGCATGGTTCATATGTAAGAAAAACTGAAGAAGCAGCATTAGATGTCGGAAACATGGGTGATGGTAGGTTTCGATCTCCTCGAAGACTAAAAGATTACGACAAAGTTCTGCGTGGTTGTCATAATATGAATGGTTCACCTGCAAAGACAAATGATGCAGCAACAGAGGTTGGAAGAATGGGATATTATGAACGTCGATCTCATCTACGacgaagaaatgacgatggaggaaagtatgattattgtaatatatatgaTTCACCCGTAAGAAGAAACGAAGCAGCATTAGCAACAGATGTCGGAGTCGTGAGAAGTTGCAGATTTCAATCTCCACTCGGATCAGGAAATTACGAAGAAATTCTACCTGATTATCGTAATATATATGATTCATCCATAAAAGGAAATGAAACAGCAGCGGCAGCATCAGAGATTGAAATCGTAAGAGATTACGAAGAAGTTTTGTCTGATTATCGTCATATGTTTGTTTCATCcgtaagaaaaaataaagtagcAGCAACAACCGTCGAAAGCATGAGAGACCGTCTTCTAAGAccaaaagtttgtgatgaaattctgTCTCAGTATCTTAATATGTACGGTTCATCTGTAAAAGGAAACGAAAAAGCAACAGCTGAGGTTGGGAGCATGAAAGACTGTAGAGCTCGATCTGCTCTAAGATTTAGTTACGATGATGGACTAAATGATTATTACATGTGTGTTTCACCATTAAGAAGAAACGAAGTAGCAGCAGAGGCGAGAGGTATGAGAGATGGCAGACCACGATCTCCTCTGAGACCAAGAGATTACGGCGAAGTCCTACCtggttattttaatataaatggtCAGGTCACAAGTAGAAACGAAACTGCAGCAGCATCAGAGGTCGAAAACGTAAGAGGTTTTAGGCCTCGACGTCCTTTAAGACCAAACAATTACGATGAGACCCTGTCTGATTACAGTAATATGTACGATTCTTCAGTAGTAGGAAGAAATGAAAAAGCAGAAGCTACCGTAAGTACTAGAGATTTTAGTCATCGAATTCCTCTAAGACCAGAAGATTACTACGAAGTTCAGTATGATTATCAGAAAATGCCTGCGTCTctaagaagaaatgaagaaactgCACACGTCGAAAGAATGAGAGATTGTAGATCTCTAACTTCTTTAGGAACAAGGAATGACGATGGAGGAATGCATCCTTATCGTACTCTAGCAACATGTGGAGGAGCAGCAGACTTCGGAAGAGTGAGAGATTTTAGAGCTCAACCTCTTCTAAGACCAAGAGATTACTCCGAAGTATTGTGTGATTGTCATAATACGTGTGATTCTTCCATAAGACGAAATGAAGCAACAGCAGAAGTTGGAAACATGAGAGATAGTGGACCTCGAGCTCCGTTAGGACCAAGTGATGACAATGGAGGATTATATGattatctgaaaaaaatatatggtcCACCCGTAAGAAGTTATGAAGAAGCAGCAATAGACATCGGAGACATAAGAGATTATAGATTTCGATTTGCACTAAGACCACGAGATTACGACGCTCTTCAGCCTGATTACCGTAACATATATGGTCCATTCATAAGGGAAAGTGAAGCTATGAcggcagcaacaacagcagcgaAACGGGACGAAAGCGTGAGAGATTCTAGATCTCAATCTTCTTCAAGACCAAAAGGTGAAGATAGAGGACTCCCTGATTATCGTGATAAATATAGAACATCcgtaagaggaaagaaagaaaaactagcAGAgattgaaagagagagagattatagACTTGAATCTCCCTTGAAACCAAGAGATGATGGTAGAGAACTGCACGACTATCAGAGGCATCCTTTACAAATAGCAGCGGTAGCAACACCTGATGAATTACATTCTTTTCGAGAGAGGATAGATAAACATCAAAATTTAAAAGCACCATGGCAATTCCTTGATAAGTCAATGATGGGAATGTATCCTAAGCTTTTAAGTAGAGACATAGCCTTTAAAAATGCATTTACAAACTCTATACCTCCTATATTTGTGCATCTCTTTCGATCTAATATTTTCACTGGAAATTTGGTGGCACCTAATATTCACATTCCTGACCAGGAAGAAGATATGCCGTGGCCAAATGAACCATTCTCGTCACCTGTTGCACTATTATCACCATTATCTATTTCGCCAAATCAACAATTAGATGAAATTTCACAAGAGGAATTGTTCGAACCAACTAATTTAACGGAGACGGTGTTACCTGCAGAGTTCCAACAATCAAATGAGGTGACACTTCCATCTACgtcaatacaaattttcgaatCGACGCAATCACCAACACCAATACTATCTACGGAGCCTCAACAGTCGGGTAAAATTGTACATCTACTTGCATTAGCACAAACTGAAACGGAACAGACGCCTAAAAAACTGTTATCTCATTCTCAAGAGTCGGCTGAAATGACACATTCATCTGCACAAACACAGGTGTTTGAACATACTGAGTCATATACAACAATGATATCTACCAAGTTTCAACAGTCAAGTGAAGTTGTAGATTCACATGCACTAACACAAGATGAAGCAGAACAAACACGTAAAATATTGCTGTCGCCTGTATGCCAAGAGTCGATTAAAGTGACGCATTCACCTGCATCAACACAGGTTTTTGAATCAACTCGGTCACCTATAACATTACTATCTATCGAGTCTCAACAGTCTCATGAAGTTGTACATTCACCTTTATTAGCAAAGTATGAAGCGGGACAGATGCCTGAAAAAATGCTGTCTCCTACATCTCAAGTGCCTGCTGAAGTGACGAATTCATCTGTACTAGCACAGGATAAAGTGGAACAGACTCCTGAAACAATGCTATCATCTGCATCCCAAGATTCGGCTGAATTAACGCATTTATCTGTACCAACACAGATTCTTGAATCAACTCAACTACCTACAACAATGTTATCTAACGAGTGTCAACAATCGGGTGAAGTTGTACATTCACCTGCATTAGCAAAATATGAAGCGGAACAGATACCTGAAAAAATGCCATCTCCCGAATCTCAAGAATTCACTAAAGTGACAGATTTATCTGTACCAACACAGGTCTTTGAATCACTGCAGTCATCTACAACAGTTTTATGTACCAAATCTGAACCGGAACAGAAAACTAATCAATGA